The proteins below are encoded in one region of Chryseobacterium wanjuense:
- a CDS encoding HAD-IIIC family phosphatase — protein sequence MYKTFSELKKEIRRNTKELKNIKVALLGDTATQFLNIALKGTAIQEGFNLEIFEADFGQISRQVLDPTSELYEFNADYTIIFESSHKLLTQYYKSYDAQLDFAENKIKYIEELYSTIQNRTKSRVIYCNFPVINNQIFGNFSNKVESSFVFQQNKLNYLLSADIATKKDNFFIADLLSIQNKWGRDFMFTPNIYVNTEMVLSLDALPIVAHHIFSIISSLEGKFKKCLILDLDNTTWGGIIGDDGLGKIQIGSLGIGKAFTEFQYWVKALQKRGVILAVCSKNDEDKAKEPFEKHPDMVLKMEDIAVFVANWDNKADNIRKIQNILNIGFDSMVFLDDNPFERNLVRENLPDICVPELPEDPAEYLEYLYGLNLFETASFSENDAERTKQYQVEAQRATDLESFTDVTDFLKSMNMISDVQAFNNFSKPRVSQLTQRSNQFNLRTVRYTEQEVENLMNSEDHHTISFTLEDKYGDNGLICVIVLEKKDPETLFIDTWLMSCRVLKRGMEDFTLNTIIDTAKKNGFKYVMGEYLPTAKNQMVKDHYERLGFRSHEDKWLLNVEEYEPKDVFILAK from the coding sequence ATGTACAAAACTTTTTCAGAACTTAAGAAAGAAATTCGCCGAAACACAAAAGAGCTTAAAAACATAAAAGTTGCCCTTCTGGGTGATACGGCCACACAATTTTTAAATATAGCTTTAAAAGGAACTGCCATTCAAGAAGGTTTTAATCTTGAAATCTTCGAGGCAGATTTTGGGCAGATTTCGCGTCAGGTTTTAGATCCGACATCGGAATTGTATGAATTTAATGCAGATTATACCATTATTTTCGAATCTTCTCATAAGCTTTTAACTCAATATTACAAATCATATGATGCTCAGCTGGATTTTGCGGAGAATAAAATAAAGTATATTGAAGAACTTTACTCAACGATTCAAAACCGGACTAAAAGCAGGGTAATTTATTGCAATTTTCCGGTCATCAATAACCAGATTTTCGGAAATTTTTCGAATAAAGTAGAATCCTCTTTTGTTTTTCAGCAAAATAAACTCAATTATTTGCTTTCTGCAGACATTGCAACAAAAAAAGATAATTTCTTTATTGCCGACCTTCTTTCTATCCAGAATAAATGGGGACGAGACTTTATGTTTACCCCAAATATTTATGTAAACACTGAGATGGTGCTTTCATTGGATGCATTACCGATTGTAGCACATCATATTTTCAGTATTATTTCGTCTTTGGAAGGTAAATTTAAAAAATGCCTTATCCTGGATCTCGACAATACAACCTGGGGCGGAATTATCGGTGACGATGGTCTGGGAAAAATCCAGATTGGAAGTCTGGGAATCGGAAAAGCCTTCACAGAATTCCAATATTGGGTGAAAGCTCTACAGAAAAGGGGAGTGATTCTGGCAGTTTGCAGTAAAAATGATGAAGATAAAGCCAAAGAACCTTTCGAAAAACATCCGGATATGGTTCTGAAAATGGAAGATATTGCCGTTTTTGTTGCCAACTGGGATAACAAAGCCGATAATATCAGAAAGATTCAAAATATTTTAAATATTGGATTTGATTCTATGGTTTTCCTGGATGATAATCCGTTTGAAAGAAATCTGGTAAGAGAAAACCTTCCTGATATCTGCGTTCCGGAATTGCCGGAAGATCCAGCAGAATATCTGGAATATCTATACGGTTTAAACCTTTTCGAAACAGCAAGTTTTTCCGAAAACGACGCCGAGAGAACCAAACAATATCAGGTTGAAGCACAGAGAGCAACAGATCTTGAAAGCTTCACGGATGTCACTGATTTCCTGAAAAGTATGAATATGATTTCTGATGTTCAGGCTTTTAATAATTTTTCAAAACCGAGGGTTTCTCAGCTTACACAGCGTTCGAATCAGTTTAATTTAAGAACAGTAAGATATACTGAACAGGAAGTTGAAAATCTTATGAATTCTGAAGATCATCACACGATTTCGTTCACACTGGAGGACAAATATGGTGACAACGGACTGATCTGTGTAATCGTGCTTGAAAAGAAGGATCCCGAAACACTTTTCATCGATACCTGGCTCATGAGCTGTCGTGTCCTGAAAAGAGGAATGGAAGATTTTACTTTAAATACTATTATTGATACCGCTAAAAAGAACGGCTTTAAATACGTGATGGGAGAATATCTTCCCACAGCGAAAAATCAGATGGTGAAAGATCATTACGAAAGACTGGGATTCAGATCCCATGAAGATAAATGGCTTTTGAATGTAGAGGAATATGAACCGAAAGATGTTTTTATCTTAGCTAAATAA
- a CDS encoding class I SAM-dependent methyltransferase, whose translation MSEISRVLKTFVAYLKRPDLYPELGRKIIKNTVNRGNAFKGKEKTNSWAASKAISQKEAVSKLFGIDIDPFKNNFAEILKEAERRQNECPIKMGGAGALELIYYSCEFANAKNAVETGVAYGWSSLAALLSLEKRGGTLYSSDMPYLAQDGDQYVGYVVPENLKPHWKLFRFADKESLPKIFADSASFDVVHYDSDKSYNGRFWAYTELYKHLRTGGVFISDDIGDNSAYQDFCEKNNIDTTVVEYEGKYIGVFVK comes from the coding sequence GTGAGCGAAATATCAAGAGTTCTCAAAACATTTGTTGCCTATCTGAAAAGACCCGACCTTTATCCTGAGTTGGGAAGAAAAATCATCAAGAACACCGTAAACAGGGGAAATGCCTTTAAAGGAAAGGAAAAAACGAATTCCTGGGCGGCTTCTAAAGCCATCTCCCAAAAGGAAGCTGTTTCCAAACTTTTCGGAATTGATATCGATCCTTTCAAAAACAATTTTGCAGAAATTTTAAAAGAAGCGGAAAGAAGACAAAACGAATGCCCTATCAAAATGGGAGGTGCAGGAGCGTTGGAATTAATTTATTATTCTTGTGAATTCGCTAATGCAAAAAATGCTGTAGAAACGGGTGTTGCTTACGGATGGTCTTCTCTGGCGGCCCTTTTGTCGCTGGAAAAAAGAGGCGGAACTTTATACAGTTCGGATATGCCTTACCTGGCGCAGGACGGCGATCAGTATGTAGGATACGTAGTTCCCGAAAATCTAAAACCACATTGGAAATTATTCCGTTTTGCGGATAAAGAATCTTTACCGAAAATTTTTGCAGACAGTGCATCTTTTGATGTTGTACACTATGATTCTGACAAGAGTTATAATGGAAGATTCTGGGCGTATACGGAGCTTTACAAGCATTTAAGAACCGGAGGTGTTTTCATCAGTGATGACATTGGTGACAACTCTGCCTATCAGGATTTCTGCGAAAAAAATAATATCGATACGACGGTGGTAGAATATGAAGGGAAATATATCGGTGTTTTTGTGAAATAA
- a CDS encoding glycosyltransferase family 2 protein translates to MKFSLLIANYNNGKFFKDCYDSILAQEYKNWEVVIIDDRSTDDSVEVIKKIIGSDERFKLYENDANYGVGVTKAKLIEDASGDVCGYLDPDDIIKPNALKSAVQVLEKKKDVVLTYSRLAKCDQNLNIIKEFRAAMQVPNRQKTFFNFPIQIAPFVAFRRDAYLNGPKINPELKIAEDQDLYFKMYEVGKVHFINQTDYLYRAHSGGISQNANKEKSYSYYARSIWEAMQRRNLKQINGKPVPESYTDPKEIFALLEYQNKIPFRIKKKFIILLQKIFG, encoded by the coding sequence ATGAAATTTTCACTTTTAATTGCCAATTATAATAATGGAAAGTTCTTTAAAGATTGCTACGATTCCATTCTTGCACAGGAATATAAAAATTGGGAAGTTGTCATTATTGACGACCGATCAACCGATGATTCCGTAGAAGTGATCAAAAAAATTATCGGCAGCGATGAGCGGTTTAAACTGTATGAAAATGATGCCAACTACGGCGTAGGAGTTACAAAAGCCAAGCTAATTGAAGATGCTTCAGGAGATGTCTGCGGATATTTGGATCCGGATGATATCATTAAGCCCAATGCCCTGAAGAGTGCCGTGCAGGTTTTGGAAAAGAAAAAAGATGTGGTTCTTACCTATTCCAGGCTGGCAAAATGTGATCAGAATTTAAATATTATTAAAGAATTCCGTGCGGCTATGCAGGTTCCCAACAGACAGAAAACTTTTTTTAATTTCCCCATACAGATCGCTCCTTTTGTGGCTTTCAGAAGGGATGCTTATTTAAATGGTCCGAAAATCAATCCCGAGCTTAAAATTGCTGAAGATCAGGATCTTTATTTTAAAATGTATGAAGTGGGAAAAGTACATTTTATCAACCAGACAGATTATCTGTACCGGGCGCATTCGGGAGGAATTTCTCAGAATGCCAACAAAGAAAAATCTTACAGCTACTATGCGCGCTCTATCTGGGAAGCCATGCAGCGAAGAAATTTAAAACAAATCAACGGCAAACCTGTTCCCGAAAGCTATACTGACCCTAAGGAAATTTTTGCCCTTTTAGAATATCAAAATAAAATACCATTTCGTATTAAGAAAAAATTTATTATTCTTTTACAAAAAATCTTCGGTTAA
- a CDS encoding glycosyltransferase yields the protein MPDKKKIKVLFRHRSMEMGGVEKVVLSMLNHLNKDKFELTICLNINQGELRNEFPKYVRKVYLTDGREDLSKNSVIQKIQLAKRNLKLKSALKNPKIADKLLNETYDVEIAPTYAAFSAVLNSLNKNSKKIGWFHSDITLPKLQPLVPEILKQIPQFDYFIFGSQQTKDILVETYPDLKIPENQVILNAIPIDELKQKALAFKPELPNKPVFVSVARLHSRKGFHKLMDAHARLLKDGFDHHIIVIGDGEEMENLKKQAENLGVTESFKLLGSSMNPYPHVKNADFFILPSESEGWPLIIADTLILQKPIISTNVGGIPEMIEHEKTGYLINYETDEMYESMKRFLTEPDLVSQIKENLKNIEKQFDNQKIFDAVEDIIINLSKK from the coding sequence ATGCCAGACAAAAAAAAAATAAAAGTGCTTTTCAGGCATCGCTCAATGGAAATGGGAGGTGTGGAAAAGGTGGTTTTAAGTATGCTTAATCATCTTAATAAAGATAAATTTGAACTGACAATCTGCTTAAATATCAACCAGGGAGAGCTTCGCAATGAGTTTCCGAAATATGTGAGAAAAGTTTACCTTACAGACGGGCGGGAAGATCTTTCGAAAAATTCCGTGATCCAGAAAATCCAGTTGGCCAAAAGAAATCTCAAGCTGAAAAGTGCTCTGAAAAATCCCAAAATTGCCGATAAACTTTTAAATGAAACCTATGATGTAGAGATCGCGCCAACTTATGCGGCATTTTCTGCTGTTTTGAATTCACTTAATAAAAATTCAAAAAAAATAGGATGGTTTCATTCTGACATTACCTTACCAAAACTTCAACCTTTGGTGCCGGAAATTTTAAAGCAAATTCCTCAATTTGATTATTTTATTTTCGGTTCCCAACAGACGAAAGATATTTTAGTTGAAACCTATCCGGATCTTAAAATTCCGGAAAATCAGGTTATTTTAAATGCTATTCCGATTGATGAATTAAAACAGAAAGCTCTGGCCTTCAAACCGGAACTACCGAATAAACCGGTCTTTGTTTCCGTTGCAAGACTTCACAGTCGTAAAGGGTTTCATAAATTGATGGATGCCCACGCCAGATTATTGAAAGACGGCTTTGATCATCACATCATCGTTATCGGTGATGGTGAAGAAATGGAAAACCTTAAAAAACAAGCGGAAAATCTGGGAGTAACGGAGAGTTTCAAATTATTAGGCTCTTCGATGAATCCTTACCCGCATGTAAAAAATGCAGATTTTTTTATTCTTCCCTCCGAATCCGAAGGCTGGCCTCTGATCATTGCTGATACATTAATTCTTCAGAAACCGATTATATCAACGAATGTGGGAGGAATTCCTGAAATGATCGAACACGAAAAAACAGGTTACCTCATCAATTACGAAACTGACGAAATGTACGAATCTATGAAGAGATTCCTTACCGAACCTGATTTAGTTTCTCAGATCAAAGAAAATTTAAAAAATATTGAAAAGCAGTTCGACAATCAGAAAATCTTTGATGCTGTCGAGGATATTATCATTAATCTGTCAAAAAAATAA
- a CDS encoding acyltransferase: MLLLYRAILKIHTTYQFMIQKIYLKICLAKGLKVGKNVRFVEVPQFGTECFLIEIGDQTTFSNNVRFVNHDGGQNALHFFDKYKDVRTFGRIKIGKQCLIGADTIIMLGVEMGDNCVLGAGSILTTSMPSGTVYAGVPAKYICTIEEYGDKLLANNVMYPRELEKDRPKLEAYIKEHLPHTYKPVKK, from the coding sequence ATGCTTTTGTTATACCGCGCCATCCTGAAAATTCACACCACGTATCAGTTTATGATACAGAAAATTTACCTTAAAATCTGTCTTGCAAAAGGATTGAAAGTGGGTAAAAATGTTCGTTTTGTGGAAGTTCCTCAATTTGGAACAGAATGTTTTTTAATTGAAATCGGCGATCAGACGACTTTTTCCAACAATGTAAGATTTGTAAATCATGATGGCGGTCAAAATGCCTTACATTTTTTTGATAAATATAAAGATGTAAGAACTTTCGGAAGAATAAAAATCGGTAAGCAATGTCTGATCGGGGCAGATACAATCATTATGCTCGGTGTTGAAATGGGCGACAATTGTGTGCTGGGTGCAGGTTCTATCCTTACGACTTCTATGCCGAGCGGAACAGTTTATGCCGGAGTTCCCGCAAAATATATCTGTACCATCGAAGAATATGGCGACAAATTATTAGCAAACAACGTGATGTACCCCCGCGAACTGGAAAAAGACCGACCAAAGCTCGAAGCATACATCAAAGAACACCTCCCTCACACATACAAACCGGTAAAAAAATAA
- a CDS encoding glycosyltransferase produces the protein MTEKKKILIRIGSLRHGGAEKVLVTFLKNLPQDKYEIDLLLNLYSGKYLSEVPSWINILYLNKGEMITTNRPHEIPRKAARVIYQGALKKFPNLLYKGKLKNKKYDIEFAAIHGMRDEILGSPIKSSKKIVWIHNDLSQVKGYTNDEIRKFFGFDKIMVISEKIEHLFHSLAKNETEKQKIVKIYNPLDTEEFIAKADQPVLHYEFDHSVPTFISVGTVFPQKGFDRLLKVHKKLLDEGFKHKILIVGDGYDFENIKKLKSDLGVDETATMLGFTDNPYPYFKNADFYILSSRYEGFPTVLFEAITLKKRIISTEVSGANEMLNNGELGLIVENSEDGIYEGIKKALTQPASFETYSEKLKNYEMPFNLENSVNKITSILDEL, from the coding sequence ATGACTGAAAAAAAGAAAATACTTATCCGGATAGGATCTCTGCGCCACGGCGGTGCAGAAAAAGTATTGGTTACCTTTCTGAAAAATCTCCCTCAGGATAAATATGAAATTGATTTATTATTAAATCTTTATTCCGGAAAATATTTATCTGAAGTTCCCAGTTGGATTAATATTTTATATTTAAATAAAGGAGAAATGATCACCACCAATCGCCCTCATGAGATTCCCAGAAAGGCGGCAAGGGTGATCTATCAGGGAGCATTGAAAAAATTCCCGAATCTTCTTTATAAGGGAAAATTAAAGAATAAAAAATACGATATCGAATTCGCCGCCATTCATGGAATGCGAGACGAAATTTTGGGCTCCCCTATCAAAAGTTCAAAAAAAATAGTCTGGATTCATAATGATCTTTCTCAGGTAAAAGGCTATACCAATGATGAAATCAGGAAGTTTTTCGGTTTTGATAAAATCATGGTGATTTCAGAAAAAATTGAACATCTTTTCCATAGTTTAGCTAAAAATGAAACGGAAAAACAGAAAATTGTAAAAATTTATAATCCTTTGGATACGGAAGAATTTATTGCAAAAGCAGATCAGCCTGTTTTACATTATGAATTCGACCACTCGGTTCCCACCTTCATTTCCGTTGGTACCGTATTTCCGCAAAAAGGTTTTGACAGATTATTAAAAGTCCACAAAAAGCTTCTGGATGAAGGTTTTAAACATAAAATCCTGATCGTTGGCGATGGCTATGATTTTGAAAATATTAAAAAATTAAAATCAGATCTTGGCGTTGATGAGACGGCGACAATGCTGGGCTTTACAGATAATCCTTATCCTTATTTCAAAAATGCAGATTTCTATATTTTAAGTTCGAGATACGAAGGTTTTCCGACCGTCCTTTTTGAAGCAATTACCTTAAAAAAGAGAATTATTTCCACTGAAGTTTCCGGCGCCAATGAAATGCTGAACAATGGTGAATTGGGTCTCATTGTAGAAAACTCGGAAGACGGAATTTATGAAGGAATAAAAAAAGCACTGACTCAACCGGCATCATTTGAAACATATTCGGAAAAGCTGAAAAACTACGAAATGCCTTTCAATCTTGAGAATTCAGTGAACAAGATCACTTCAATTTTAGACGAATTATAA
- a CDS encoding serine acetyltransferase, translated as MAEQYSTLQKDFYRESGKWLSTFEIWAKCINPNLHFIYILRQTQKYKKKSLPGLFWRLVLRRHQIKYGFQIYPETEIGEGFYLGHWGSLVINPKAKIGKNCNIAQGVTIGQQNRGKNAGYPVIGNEVWIGTNAVIVGAITIGNNVLIGPNSYVNFDVPENSVVLGNPAKIIPAEDATEGYINNRV; from the coding sequence ATGGCAGAACAATATTCTACGCTTCAAAAAGATTTTTACCGGGAAAGCGGAAAGTGGCTTTCCACCTTTGAAATTTGGGCAAAATGTATTAATCCCAACCTTCATTTCATTTATATTTTAAGACAAACTCAAAAATATAAGAAAAAATCTTTGCCCGGACTTTTCTGGCGCTTGGTTTTAAGACGCCATCAGATCAAATACGGTTTCCAGATCTACCCTGAAACCGAGATCGGAGAAGGTTTTTACCTGGGACATTGGGGAAGCCTGGTGATAAATCCTAAGGCAAAAATCGGGAAAAACTGCAATATTGCTCAAGGCGTTACGATCGGACAACAAAACCGTGGCAAGAATGCAGGCTACCCTGTCATTGGCAACGAAGTCTGGATCGGCACAAACGCAGTGATTGTCGGCGCCATCACCATCGGAAATAATGTTCTTATCGGCCCGAATTCTTACGTTAATTTTGATGTTCCGGAAAATTCTGTCGTATTGGGAAATCCAGCGAAAATTATTCCTGCGGAAGATGCGACGGAAGGGTATATTAATAATCGGGTTTGA
- a CDS encoding carbonic anhydrase → MSQSYKVIFENNKKWVESKLAEDPDFFHELAKTQHPDYLYIGCSDSRVTAEELMGTKPGEVFVTRNIANVVNTLDMSSTAVIQYAVEHLKVNHIIVCGHYNCGGVKAAMTPQDLGLLNPWLRNIRDVYRLHQAELDAIEDEAKRYDRLVELNVQEQCINVVKMACVQERYILEEFPVVHGWVFDLRTGKIIDLEIDFEKILKDIQKIYNLTSSDWVMSRKKN, encoded by the coding sequence ATGTCACAATCGTACAAGGTTATTTTTGAAAACAACAAAAAATGGGTAGAGTCTAAGCTTGCGGAAGATCCGGATTTCTTCCATGAACTGGCAAAAACTCAGCATCCCGATTATCTGTATATCGGATGTTCGGACAGCAGAGTTACGGCAGAAGAGCTGATGGGCACGAAACCCGGTGAAGTTTTTGTAACGAGAAACATTGCCAATGTGGTCAATACTTTGGATATGAGTTCCACAGCTGTTATTCAATACGCTGTAGAACATCTGAAAGTCAATCACATTATTGTCTGCGGACATTACAACTGTGGTGGTGTAAAAGCAGCGATGACACCTCAGGATTTAGGATTATTAAACCCTTGGCTGAGAAATATCCGCGATGTTTACAGATTACACCAGGCTGAGCTGGACGCCATCGAAGATGAAGCAAAACGGTATGACCGTCTTGTAGAACTCAACGTTCAGGAGCAGTGCATCAACGTGGTAAAAATGGCTTGTGTGCAGGAGCGATACATTTTAGAAGAGTTTCCTGTAGTTCACGGCTGGGTATTCGACCTTAGAACGGGTAAGATTATTGATCTGGAGATCGATTTCGAAAAAATCTTGAAAGACATCCAAAAGATTTACAACCTTACAAGTTCGGATTGGGTGATGAGCAGAAAGAAGAACTAA
- a CDS encoding SulP family inorganic anion transporter, with product MKKTTLIGGIKENFPSGLVVFLVALPLCLGIALASGAPPLSGVIAGIVGGIVVGTMSNSNISVSGPAAGLTAIVLTAITDLGAFELFLCAGMVAGVIQLILGFVRAGSISNYFPNNVIEGMLAAIGIIIILKQIPHALGFDKDYEGHQSIFDNGLNFGYFDELFGAIHPGAIIVTLVSVGILITWDKVQALKRIKMLPGALVAVVTGILLNEIFKMTGSSLAIGSQHLVSLPVPQSVDDFKNLITLPDFAGFTNPKVWIVGATIAIVASIETLLCIEASDRLDQQRRITDTNLELKAQGIGNLISSFIGGLPMTSVVVRSSANANAGATSKSSTIIHGILLLICVLSIPVVLNLIPLATLAAVLILVGYKLAKPATFKHFWHLGKFQFIPFVATVVAVVATDLLKGVGIGLAISIFYILQGNMKRAYYLSREKLDDADGINIKLAEEVSFLNKAAIKKTLKNIKPNSTVTIDARGTSYIATDVLEMIQDFANIRAKEEDIEVELLGFKTSYRDYETDEDSHILVTHRRAM from the coding sequence ATGAAAAAAACAACATTAATAGGAGGAATTAAGGAGAATTTCCCTTCAGGACTCGTGGTATTTTTAGTCGCACTTCCTTTGTGTTTAGGAATTGCATTGGCATCAGGCGCTCCGCCATTGTCCGGCGTTATTGCAGGAATCGTGGGCGGTATAGTCGTAGGAACGATGAGTAATTCGAATATATCGGTTTCAGGGCCGGCTGCAGGTCTTACGGCCATTGTTTTAACCGCCATTACAGATCTTGGCGCATTCGAGCTTTTCCTTTGCGCAGGGATGGTTGCAGGCGTTATTCAATTGATTTTAGGATTTGTCCGTGCAGGAAGTATTTCCAATTATTTCCCGAATAATGTCATTGAAGGAATGCTTGCCGCCATCGGTATTATTATTATTTTAAAACAGATTCCGCACGCATTAGGGTTTGATAAAGATTACGAAGGACACCAGTCAATTTTTGATAATGGGTTGAATTTCGGATATTTTGATGAACTATTCGGAGCCATTCATCCGGGAGCAATTATTGTAACTTTAGTTTCAGTGGGTATTTTGATCACCTGGGATAAAGTGCAGGCTTTAAAAAGAATAAAAATGCTTCCAGGAGCTTTGGTAGCCGTAGTTACAGGAATTCTTTTAAATGAAATCTTTAAAATGACGGGCAGCTCATTAGCTATCGGATCCCAGCATTTGGTTTCATTGCCGGTTCCCCAGTCTGTTGACGATTTTAAAAATCTGATCACACTACCCGACTTCGCGGGATTTACCAATCCAAAAGTATGGATCGTGGGAGCAACGATTGCCATTGTCGCATCGATTGAAACCTTACTTTGTATTGAAGCATCCGACAGGCTGGATCAGCAAAGAAGAATTACAGATACCAATCTGGAGCTGAAAGCTCAGGGAATCGGGAACCTCATCAGCTCATTTATCGGTGGTCTTCCGATGACTTCGGTGGTGGTAAGGAGTTCTGCGAATGCGAATGCAGGGGCGACCTCAAAATCATCTACGATTATTCACGGGATTTTATTGTTGATCTGTGTCCTTTCAATTCCGGTGGTGTTAAATTTAATTCCATTGGCAACTTTGGCTGCAGTGCTGATTTTGGTAGGTTATAAATTAGCAAAACCTGCGACTTTCAAGCATTTCTGGCATTTAGGAAAGTTCCAGTTTATTCCGTTTGTGGCAACGGTGGTGGCTGTTGTAGCAACAGATTTATTAAAAGGAGTCGGAATCGGTCTTGCGATCTCTATTTTCTATATTCTTCAGGGGAATATGAAGCGTGCTTATTATTTAAGCCGAGAAAAACTGGATGATGCAGACGGAATCAATATCAAACTTGCTGAGGAAGTTTCATTTTTAAACAAGGCAGCTATCAAAAAAACACTTAAAAATATCAAACCAAATTCTACCGTGACAATCGATGCGAGAGGCACGTCCTATATTGCGACGGATGTTCTGGAGATGATTCAGGATTTTGCCAATATCAGGGCGAAGGAAGAAGATATTGAAGTAGAACTTTTAGGCTTCAAAACCTCTTACAGGGATTATGAAACCGATGAAGATTCTCACATTTTGGTTACCCACAGAAGAGCAATGTAA
- a CDS encoding carbonic anhydrase family protein gives MKAHTYETQSTITPEKALNFLKEGNQRFVNNLKANRDLLEQVNATREGQWPFAVILSCIDSRTSAELIFDQGLGDVFSIRIAGNFVNQDILGSMEFGCNVAGSKLIVVLGHTKCGALKGGLDAAQIEGMGMDNLNHLINHFDPIITEVIEEGEERSSKNSSLLERLNQQNVKNAIEDIRKQSSTLKNLEEEGKIKIVGANYDVETGVVTWL, from the coding sequence ATGAAAGCACACACATATGAAACTCAGTCAACCATTACTCCGGAAAAAGCTTTAAACTTTTTAAAAGAAGGAAACCAAAGATTTGTAAACAATCTTAAAGCCAACAGAGACCTTTTGGAGCAGGTAAATGCTACGCGTGAAGGGCAATGGCCGTTTGCAGTGATTTTAAGCTGTATCGACAGCCGTACGTCTGCGGAGCTTATCTTTGATCAGGGACTGGGAGATGTTTTCAGCATCAGAATTGCAGGAAATTTTGTGAATCAGGATATTTTGGGTTCAATGGAATTCGGATGCAACGTTGCTGGGTCCAAGCTTATCGTAGTTTTAGGACACACAAAATGCGGTGCTTTGAAAGGCGGACTGGATGCAGCACAAATCGAAGGAATGGGAATGGATAACCTGAACCACCTGATCAATCATTTTGACCCGATCATCACTGAGGTGATCGAAGAAGGTGAAGAGCGTTCTTCTAAAAACAGTTCGCTATTGGAAAGACTGAACCAGCAAAACGTAAAGAATGCGATCGAAGACATCCGTAAGCAGAGCTCAACATTGAAAAACCTTGAAGAAGAAGGTAAAATAAAAATCGTAGGAGCCAATTATGACGTTGAAACAGGCGTTGTAACCTGGTTGTAG
- the pth gene encoding aminoacyl-tRNA hydrolase: MKYLIVGLGNKGPEYENTRHNIGFKVAEKVAETLEAPFNTTNFGWMADGKYKGRRVLILKPDTYMNLSGNAVRYWMQKENIPLENVLIVTDDLALPFGTLRLKGKGSDAGHNGLKNINEVLQTQNYARLRFGISADFSEGRQVDYVLGTWNEEEKEKLSERIDKFSKACLSFVFAGINNTMSAFNGK, from the coding sequence ATGAAATACTTAATCGTAGGGCTGGGAAACAAAGGTCCTGAATATGAAAATACACGACACAATATAGGCTTTAAAGTCGCTGAAAAAGTTGCAGAGACTCTCGAAGCACCTTTCAATACCACCAATTTCGGGTGGATGGCAGACGGGAAATACAAAGGAAGAAGGGTGTTGATCCTGAAACCGGATACCTACATGAATCTTTCCGGAAATGCCGTGAGATACTGGATGCAGAAAGAAAATATCCCCCTGGAAAATGTTTTGATCGTGACAGATGATCTGGCATTGCCTTTCGGAACGTTAAGATTGAAAGGAAAAGGTTCTGATGCGGGTCATAACGGGCTTAAAAATATCAACGAGGTATTGCAGACACAAAATTACGCACGCCTTCGTTTTGGAATTTCTGCAGATTTTTCCGAAGGAAGACAGGTGGACTACGTTTTAGGAACTTGGAATGAAGAAGAAAAAGAAAAGCTTTCCGAAAGAATAGATAAATTTTCCAAAGCTTGCCTTTCATTTGTTTTTGCGGGAATTAATAATACAATGTCTGCTTTTAATGGGAAATAA